The genomic window TACACTGGGTGGCACTATCACAGCCTTTAGTCCAAACATGAGACCAGGAAAAGGCTACAAATCACCCGGAAAGAACTTCCTAACAAATCCTGGAAAGAAAGGAACAGGTTTTGGGTAAATGTATAAAATCATTGAACAACATCGGATGACAAGATAAAATTTTTGATATAGGTTGTAAACAGacacaaaaaacaataataaatttatGCTTTATATATTTGGTTGATTGTTTCCAacatcattttaattttgatatttggtGTAGAATTTTAGTGTTCTGtgatttttgattattttgaaaaCTCATTTCTATTCTTTAACTATTGATTTGTTATTCGTAACAGTTTTAAGTGATAAAGCTTAATTGTATAAGGCTAACAGAAGGATGGTATTTTCAGATATGTAGCTGTTACACTTGGAAAATACCCCAATTATTTAGGGGATACTTATGATGTACATAAAGACATTGCAAAGGTTTGTCTGGCCACTGTGATGTGTCTGTGGTTACTGGCACAGAGTGATGCTCtgtattaataaattaataCTGATGTCTGCACATCAGCCACAGCTGTGATTGTATCTGATGTATTCACCACTTCATTACTGTACCAACATTGTGTGATGTTTAGGGTTGTTGTGCCCAATCATTCTGTTCcagtaaatatatttctttatagATTTTGACGAAACTtcacagatatattttttcttGGAAATACCATGGAGAAGTTTGAATATGAACCTCACCTAGGAATGATTAAATTGACTTTCTAAGTGTATAATTTCACCTCAACATAAAATGGGTTTTATCTCTCCAGCATTCATTTTTCAAGATTCATTTTTCAAGATGGATTTTATTAAAGGTTTAAGCTGCCTTAGACAAACATTGGTCCAGTGTGGATAGGCATGATCAGTATTGTGTGCCTCAGACATAATACCTGGGACAAATTTGAGGGATATTGGTGTTGTCAGTTAAAGATACAGAGCATTCACTAAAAATAGAATTTTATCAGCTTAATTACAAATCTTGACAGATTTTGGTGAAATTTCAcgttcgttttttttttttgtaatttcacTATCATTCTCCACTTGATAAGTATATTTGCCTTAGACattacattgaaaaaaaaatgaaattgaggACAGCTGGCTAAATGTCGTTATCTCTGAACTTAACCTAACATGGTTTGCCATTATAGAATTCTTGTCAACATACTAGTGGCAGTATTTCTAGAAAGCTTTTGATGAGCCTCACAATTATGTTTGTCTTGGACAAGTTGGAATATAAATATGATTGGtaaaaggtcaaagtcactgaGTGATATCAAAAATAGATTTAACTGTGTATTCACTTTATAAATTTTGTGAGGTGTCACCTGGGGTGTTGTAAATGTGTCCGGTGGGCCAATGTTACTATTGGTAATGATTTTGTGTAATAATGCTGGCTTTCAGTGTCTGTGTGTGAACATTGTCAACATTTTCACTTCTACCTTCAGTCCTATCATAACTTATCATGCCACTGCTTGGCTTTCCATTTCATGCAGCATTTTTTGTGAGAAAAACAAAGATATGTTACTTATATGTGATTGGTGAAAGACCTTGCTTTGTAACTTCTGTAATTCCATGTATTCATCTACATATTCTTTCAGTTATCAATCAGTATTTGTTTTCCTATGAGCAATTTATTCTATACCatatcctttatatatataacatgttatgtaagatctgtttttattctatttatcaAAAGTGGTACCTCATTCTCCAGATCTTCACATTATCACTGATTTAAGGTCGTTTTTATGAACCTTAGAATCTTTGAAACAAAATGTAATGAATAAAAAGTTATATATTGGCTACAAATAAATTGAAGACTGGTTTAATGGGGTACTctgtatctgtgtgtatatTGCTGTGTACTAACTTTTAACAGTTCTGTGTGGCATTGTGTGTTTTTTCTAGCTTTGTTGAGATCACGCTAGGAAGCTATCCAAAATACCAAGCGGATGCCTATGACCGAGCAAGAGAACTAACAAAGGTTTGAGTTATTTACATACCGGTAATACAATAGGTTGTCTGGGTTTTCACATTGGATTTGATCAATGTAAATACTAACTAGTTTAATACACATGCTCATTATTCTGTAAAACCATCATGTGTATATTGATAAAGGTGATAAGAACTGGTAACATGTcctaagataaatatatattttcatataactCAACAAACTTTTCATCAAGATAATGCAATTACAATCTTactgttttatttcaatatatgttcCAAATGAGACTACTGATGATACATGTCATACAATTTTCAGTCAAATTTTACTTGAAATTGGAATTCATTTTGGATGTATTAGGGAATAACTGTCACTCTCACTTATGGGTTTTAGTTATGTTTTACAGTTTATCTATAACGTGACTTGTAATAAGTTCAAATAAACTGATTGATATGCTACATGACACTtagatttttaggtcatctgattCGAAAGGTCAGGATTACCGATAGCCATTCTCCTCCATTCGTTGTCTGCCGTGCACCgttttaaatttttactttcaaaattgCTACTCCTTCTTAATCCTAAAGCAGAttactaccaaatttggtgtgaaacattcTTGAGTGAAGGAAATCATATTTAATAgaaatgaggctggtttgacctTTTGGGTCAGAGGGGAGGGGCGACAAGtaggggaactttggtgaatttttaggtcacctgagaggaagtctcagttgacctattgcgatgGCCTTTTGTCCATCATCGTGCGTCatgcgtcgtaaacaatttacattttcaacttcttctcaattaccaacaggctcagagacctgatattgggtctgtagcatgctgggatgaagggctaccaagtttgttctaatGGATGACctctaccaagtttgttcaattagatgaccttgaccttcattcaaggtcacagggttcaaatatgctaaatcttttaaacaacttcttcttgataatcAATAGGgccagagacccaatattaggcctgtagtatgctgggttGGAGGTCTACCAAGTTTGCataaatggatgaccttgaaggtcacaggggtcaaatatgctaaaatctttaaacaacttcttcttgataaccaaaaggccctgagacccaatattaggtttgtagcatgctgggatgaagggctaccaagtttgttcaaatgtatgaccttgaccttcattcaagatcacaggggccaaatgtgcaaagatatatcaaaactcGGGTGACCgctaaggcccatgggcctcttgttgctTTAAAACCTTACTTCttcttaacccttgggtggattccatgcaaatttggtgtgaaacatcaatGGGTGAGGcgaatcatattttatataaataaggcTGGCATGACCTCTGGGGCCAGTGGGCTGAGGTTCCAAAAGGGGAACTTCtgtgaatttttgctttaaaatctaCCCCTCATTAACCCTTGGGTGcattacaaccaaatttaatGTGAAATATTGGAGAAGGGCAgtcatattttacataaatgaggctggtgtgacccatGGGTTCATAGTGGCAGGGCCACAAAAGAGGAACTTTGCTGTAATTATGATTTGAAACACTTCCTCCTAAACCTTTCAGTGGATttctaccaaatttggtgtgagaCATCATTGGGAAAGggcagtcatattttatataaatgaggcagGTCTGACCCCTCAGAACAGAGGGACAGGGTCCCAAAAAGGGAATTTGCTGTAATTTATAGTGAGGCATCACCAACCTGGCtttgaatttcaaaaacaaacaaaaaggtCTATACAAGATTGCTTATTAGACAAGCAGTATAGTTAgataatttcaatatcttaatgtgtcaatattttacatattgttCAAATTTCTTGTTtaccatattttatatataaagcAAAATTGCAAACTTCGATGAAATTCAGATGACCGTtgaggcccttgggcctcttgtttatcaAGTAATGAATCAGTAGAAATAATTCTGTAACTACATTTGGGTACAAACGTACTCAAACTGTACAGTCATGTTTAAGTGTTTTTAACGAAATACCAATCTAAAAGATCAATTCAATTTGTGAAAATTAATGAGTTTTCATGAATTATCTTAATTTCTTCTGTTTACAGAAAGAGTTAGCTAATCATAAAAATGCTGTAAAAGGTTCTGCATTTAGACTGAACATGCATCCAAAAGCCTACTTTGACCAGAATCCTTATGCATCAGATAAGTTAATGGGACGACGAAGTGTGTCGGCAGGTGTCTCAAAGAAAGAGGATGTTAAGCCATTCAAGCCAAGCTCACCTGGCAAAAAGGTAAGATTGTCAAAAGATTTAATCTGGAAGGAATAAGTCATTCATAAGTCTGAGTTTGACCATTTTCAAGTATAGAAAAGTAGAAATATCACAACCTATTGATTTCCGATGGATCTGCATTATTTCTGTCCAATGAGAAAAGTATCAAACCTGCATGTGCTCATCACATTCCAAGTGGTATTGGGGAAAATATACCCGTGTCTTGTtggaaatatatatctttacaaaCCTGTGCATTATTTGTCATTGATTTGACATGTTGATTGGTATGCATTTAAATCTTACATTAATAGTTTATATCTTTTCTCACTATAGCCTGCTGGAATGAAGGCCGGAACATTTGATCCTTATCCTTCCCACTCTGCTGACCCATACAAGATCAAAGTGTCACGTTCTGTCAATGTTGTCAACAAAACTGGAAAAATCTTTATGCCATCTCAGGGACCCAAATCTGTGCCTACTAACTCTATAGTCAACCAGAATATAATGAAGTAAGTATGAATTATTACTATAAATTACTCTGGTGACAGTTCTGGTCACCTCTCCATATTGTAAGATAGTGTAGAATGTGTCTTTAGAGGCAATCTACTGTGGTAGTATAGAACCTGTCTATAGGGGCCATTTATTTTGGAAGAATAGAATCTAACTTTGGAGGCCATCTATTTTGGTAGTGTAGATCTGTCTTTAGAGGCCATCTATAGTGATAGTGTAGAACCTGTCTTTAGAGACCATCTACTGTGGTAGTGTAGAACCTGTCTTTAGAGGCCATATACTGTGGTAGTGTAGAACCTGTCTTTAGAGACCACCTATTGTGGCAGTGTAGAACCTGTCTTTAGTGGCCTACTACTGTGGTAGTGTAGAGCCTGTCTTTAGAGACCACCTATTGTGGCAGTGTAGAACCTGTCTTTAGTGGCCATCTATTTTGGTAGTGTAGAACCTGTCTTTAATGTCCATCTACTGTGGTAGTGTAGAACCTGTCTTTAGAGACCATCTATTGTGGTAGTGTAGAACCTGTCTTTAGAGACCATCTATTGTGATAGTGTAGAACCTGTCTTTAGTGTCCATCTACTGTGGTAGTGTAGAACCTGTCTTTAGTGTCCATCTACTGTGGTAGTGTAGAACCTGTCTTTAGAGATCATCTATAGTGGTAGTGTAGAACCTGTCTTAAGAGGCCATCTACTGTGGTAGTGTAGAACCTGTCTTTGGAGACCACATATTGTGGCAGTGTAGAACCTGTCTTTAGTGGCCTACTACTGTGGCAGTGTAGAACCTGTCTTTAGTGGCCTACTACTGTGGCAGTGTAGAACCTGTCTTTAGTTGCCTACTACTGTGGTAGTGGAGAACCTGTCTTTAGAGACCACCTATTGTGGTAGTGTAGAACCTGTCTTTAGAGACCACCTATTGTGGTAGTGTAGAACCTGTCTTTAGAGACCACCTATTTTGGTAGTGTATAACCTGTCTTTAATGTCCATCTACTGTGGTAGTGTAGAACCTGTCTTTAGAGACCATCTATTGTGGTAATGTAGAACCTGTCTTTAGAGACCATCTATAGTGGTAGTGAAGAACCTGTCTTTAGTGGTCATCTATTGTGGTAGTGTAGAACCTGTCTTTAGTGTCCATCTACTGTGGTAGTGTAGAACCTGTCTTTAGAGACCACCTATTTTGGTAGTGTAGAACCTGTCTTTAGAGACCACCTATTTTGGTAGTGTAGAACCTGTCTTTAGTGTCCATCTATTGTGGTAGTGTAGAACCTGTCTTTAGAGACCATCTATTGTGGTAGTGTAGAACCTGTCTTTAGAGACCATCTATAGTGGTAGTGTAGAACCTGTCTTTAGAGACCATCTATAGTGGTAGTGTAGAACCTGTCTTTAGAGGCCATATACTGTGGTAGTGTAGAACCTGTCTTTAGAGACCACCTATTGTGGCAGTGTAGAACCTGTCTTTAGTGGCCTACTACTGTGGTAGTGTAGAGCCTGTCTTTAGAGACCACCTATTGTGGCAGTGTAGAACCTGTCTTTAGTGGCCATCTATTTTGGTAGTGTAGAACCTGTCTTTAATGTCCATCTACTGTGGTAGTGTAGAACCTGTCTTTAGTGTCCATCTACTGTGGTAGTGTAGAACCTGTCTTTAGTGTTCATCTACTGTGGTAGTGTAGAACCTGTCTTTAGAGACCATCTATAGTGGTAGTGTAGAACCTGTCTTAAGAGGCCATCTACTGTGGTAGTGTAGAACCTGTCTTTAGAGACCATCTACTGTGGAAGTGTAGAACCTGTCTTTAGTGTCCATCTACTGTGGCAGTGTAGAACCTGTCTTTAGTGGCCTACTACTGTGGCAGTGTAGAACCTGTCTTTAGTTGCCTACTACTGTGGTAGTGGAGAACCTGTCTTTAGAGACCACCTATTTTGATAGTGTATAACCTGTCTTTAATGTCCATCTACTGTGGTAGTGTAGAACCTGTCTTTAGAGACCATCTATTGTGGTAATGTATAACCTGTCTTTAGAGACCATCTATAGTGGTAGTGAAGAACCTGTCTTTAGTGGTCATCTATTGTGGTAGTGTAGAACCTGTCTTTAGTGTCCATCTACTGTGGTAGTGTAGAACCTGTCTTTAGAGACCATCTATTGTGGTAGTGTAGAACCTGTCTTTAGAGACCATCTATTGTGGTAGTG from Pecten maximus chromosome 1, xPecMax1.1, whole genome shotgun sequence includes these protein-coding regions:
- the LOC117326206 gene encoding UPF0602 protein C4orf47 homolog isoform X2, which encodes MADKGGKNDMDRIGVFQEMGYVTIGDRYKPPGIQFNAAASKGKQMLPGGSKTRSALQSGYFMDKYGRVMEGEAYSDPIKVRRQHRLKESQRNIGKAFLPSSGEKKPSGLGSHYGTLGGTITAFSPNMRPGKGYKSPGKNFLTNPGKKGTGFGYVAVTLGKYPNYLGDTYDVHKDIAKKELANHKNAVKGSAFRLNMHPKAYFDQNPYASDKLMGRRSVSAGVSKKEDVKPFKPSSPGKKPAGMKAGTFDPYPSHSADPYKIKVSRSVNVVNKTGKIFMPSQGPKSVPTNSIVNQNIMKTINVQNYRSMTSII
- the LOC117326206 gene encoding UPF0602 protein C4orf47 homolog isoform X1 yields the protein MADKGGKNDMDRIGVFQEMGYVTIGDRYKPPGIQFNAAASKGKQMLPGGSKTRSALQSGYFMDKYGRVMEGEAYSDPIKVRRQHRLKESQRNIGKAFLPSSGEKKPSGLGSHYGTLGGTITAFSPNMRPGKGYKSPGKNFLTNPGKKGTGFGFVEITLGSYPKYQADAYDRARELTKKELANHKNAVKGSAFRLNMHPKAYFDQNPYASDKLMGRRSVSAGVSKKEDVKPFKPSSPGKKPAGMKAGTFDPYPSHSADPYKIKVSRSVNVVNKTGKIFMPSQGPKSVPTNSIVNQNIMKTINVQNYRSMTSII